Proteins from a genomic interval of Nematostella vectensis chromosome 12, jaNemVect1.1, whole genome shotgun sequence:
- the LOC5503881 gene encoding uncharacterized protein LOC5503881 has protein sequence MLLVSAVRFGRTHQVRLLLKAGINTENRDDRGRTALVYCCFLKNPQTRQTILKLLLASGAKVNKRDHLGRSALLWACLQGLVDVVTSLVNDSQSEVDLNLTDNDGNTSLLLAVKSGNLEMVRLLLRLLRRSLSNNTTSFIHRCNNRGISPLLAAFLRGDKDCARVLVQGGAQVSCVVWYLKDCVAESEIQELSGSQEAVFSFLGKSRDPRYHAEILTNKGILEFLFSDDEKITSKQRKITLRIQCDFEHLKDKRSGSFSSTKATIGPKSLTTQSLLAGNESLSIDADIESCCSESRQEVDSALATKCMGELKIMDYSSTQDSVLKLYDIYTDQLCTSYRVGMPICRYKTPPPLPPPPPPLRKESSKSTRSPKVSLQHHSGSDVTRYLSTKRGSGSSGTGLPYMQESAFDRQMRLKYARSSRAASMQVGKLPAIGHAGKKLKRTKSSVTITLR, from the coding sequence ATGTTACTCGTTTCCGCAGTCCGATTCGGACGGACTCACCAAGTGCGACTTCTACTGAAGGCGGGAATAAACACGGAGAATCGAGACGACAGAGGCCGAACCGCGCTAGTGTATTGCTGCTTTCTGAAGAACCCTCAGACAAGGCAGACTATATTGAAGCTGCTTTTGGCCTCTGGAGCCAAGGTTAATAAGCGGGACCACTTGGGTCGGAGTGCACTTCTGTGGGCTTGTTTACAAGGTCTTGTGGACGTGGTAACAAGTCTTGTAAACGATTCACAAAGCGAGGTCGACCTCAATTTAACAGACAATGACGGCAACACGAGTCTTCTTCTTGCGGTCAAATCTGGAAATCTGGAAATGGTGCGACTACTTCTGCGCTTGTTAAGACGTTCCTTGAGTAATAATACTACTAGTTTTATTCATCGTTGTAACAACAGAGGAATTTCGCCTTTGTTAGCGGCGTTTCTACGCGGGGATAAAGACTGCGCGCGCGTTTTGGTGCAAGGCGGTGCTCAAGTGTCTTGTGTTGTCTGGTATCTCAAGGATTGCGTGGCTGAGAGCGAAATTCAAGAGTTGAGTGGATCTCAAGAGGCAGTGTTTAGTTTTCTTGGCAAAAGTCGTGACCCGAGATATCACGCTGAGATCTTGACAAACAAAGGCATTCTGGAATTTCTATTTTCAGATGATGAGAAAATTACATCAAAACAACGAAAAATAACCCTCAGAATACAGTGTGATTTTGAACATCTGAAAGATAAAAGGTCGGGGAGTTTTTCGTCAACTAAAGCCACTATTGGACCTAAATCGCTAACCACACAAAGTTTGCTTGCTGGAAACGAAAGTTTATCGATCGACGCCGATATCGAATCGTGTTGCTCCGAATCCCGCCAAGAAGTCGATTCGGCATTGGCGACTAAATGCATGGGAGAGTTAAAAATAATGGACTATTCATCGACGCAAGATTCGGTTTTAAAACTCTACGATATCTACACCGATCAGCTTTGTACATCTTACAGAGTGGGAATGCCAATTTGCCGCTATAAAACCCCGCCTCCcctgcccccacccccaccccctctgcGTAAAGAATCCTCAAAATCCACCCGGTCCCCCAAGGTTAGCCTTCAGCACCACTCAGGTAGTGACGTCACTCGCTACCTTTCCACCAAACGTGGCTCGGGCTCGTCTGGCACAGGGTTACCGTACATGCAGGAATCAGCGTTTGATCGGCAGATGCGTTTGAAGTACGCGCGCTCCAGTCGCGCGGCTAGCATGCAAGTCGGTAAACTGCCGGCCATAGGGCATGCCGGGAAGAAACTGAAGAGGACCAAGTCGTCCGTCACAATCACGCTAAGGTAG
- the LOC5503873 gene encoding ankyrin repeat and SOCS box protein 3 — translation MFPAFCSANKGLLTPRKAWDKHDCTEESEITWGRPRILLDAVSKGRLRQLRLLLDAGVNVNSRDELSGETALIRAVFLENAKLRRISLKMLVNYGAKVKITDKTGRSALSWACYHGREDVLRIFQGNPQLDLDLGSIDNQGNTNLILACMSGNAKIVTLIARAFRRNRFDVNRRNNAGESAMSLVRQLGYKDLVDVLLDVAHVNRGHVPQRPSLTSAGIKPVAGKRPKPHTAPKQRASCNLPKLFNLYTEQLTNSYPTRQCKSCIERR, via the coding sequence ATGTTTCCCGCATTTTGCAGTGCTAATAAAGGTTTATTGACACCTCGGAAAGCTTGGGACAAACACGATTGCACTGAGGAGTCAGAAATAACTTGGGGAAGACCACGAATTCTATTAGATGCGGTCAGCAAAGGTCGGCTTCGTCAGTTAAGATTGCTGTTAGACGCAGGGGTTAATGTCAATAGCCGAGACGAATTGAGCGGAGAAACGGCTTTAATAAGAGCTGTGTTTTTGGAAAATGCGAAACTTCGACGGATTTCGTTAAAAATGCTTGTGAACTACGGTGCGAAGGTGAAGATAACAGATAAGACCGGACGATCGGCGCTTTCTTGGGCTTGCTATCACGGCAGAGAAGACGTACTTAGAATCTTCCAAGGTAATCCACAATTAGATCTAGATCTTGGAAGCATTGATAACCAAGGGAACACAAACCTCATATTGGCGTGCATGTCAGGGAACGCTAAAATAGTTACTTTAATAGCGAGAGCGTTCAGACGAAATCGCTTTGATGTAAACAGAAGAAATAATGCGGGTGAAAGCGCAATGTCTCTTGTAAGACAGCTCGGCTATAAAGATCTGGTTGATGTGTTACTAGACGTAGCTCACGTCAACAGAGGGCATGTGCCACAGAGGCCGAGTTTAACTTCGGCAGGAATTAAACCAGTGGCTGGTAAAAGACCAAAGCCACACACAGCTCCGAAACAGCGGGCCTCTTGTAACCTACCGAAACTTTTTAATCTCTATACCGAGCAGTTGACGAATTCCTATCCTACTAGACAGTGTAAGTCGTGCATAGAACGAAGATAG
- the LOC116611677 gene encoding espin, whose product MLSDAVVRGRIYQVKFLLESGSVNVNSTDEDGQTALTKAILLQDQMHRTRYKLVRCLLDHGAKVNIADKHGRNALMYTAICGLEDLAGKILQKAILDLDLNAEDNDGNTALLHAASRGYTSIVSLLINALKRFGLDLDKKNHSGMTPLLQATKNAHEKAALVLINEGDASLTIRDPEHKKNAREWASHHSLGGLLEKINEKQPIEKVKDEREEPDSVDSRGDSGTKMEDVNESITCRRSAKSRQGEDTDMASPSNFERPSSRPSSRPHSRRKTGVQSRLTVPRISLSQCESPEVVITPTTDVISVEPSLETPKRTEGRETKHSAGNDSNTASTPRRPISGDSTREKPITAKGEMLRLLQLYGVQTSDIYRGGFDASTLPPSGFWPDPLAHLRDPFGSACEDMDHFPDTFSELQYSRMSSNNRRRSSVLDLPTSSRRMSIVGGREGRKTSTMGGGMGCGRGRGMINPTLGKGIHPDVGRKVSVAADRRTSMITRPLMERPTLSRRNYSTVVSPNLNLSRS is encoded by the coding sequence ATGTTGTCGGACGCAGTGGTACGTGGGAGAATTTATCAAGTAAAGTTTCTTCTGGAATCAGGATCCGTGAATGTGAATAGTACGGATGAAGACGGCCAGACAGCGCTGACGAAGGCGATTTTACTACAGGATCAAATGCATCGCACACGATACAAACTCGTCCGTTGTCTCTTAGACCACGGTGCGAAGGTAAACATAGCGGACAAACACGGAAGAAATGCATTAATGTACACTGCTATTTGCGGACTTGAGGACCTCGCCGGGAAGATTTTACAGAAAGCGATACTTGACTTGGATTTGAATGCGGAGGATAATGACGGGAATACTGCACTGCTGCATGCCGCTTCGCGAGGTTACACGAGCATAGTTAGCCTCCTTATAAATGCATTGAAGAGATTTGGACTAGATTTGGACAAGAAGAACCATAGCGGTATGACACCACTTTTACAAGCGACGAAAAACGCACACGAAAAAGCTGCCTTGGTGTTGATAAACGAAGGAGACGCGAGTTTGACCATTAGGGATCCGGAACACAAGAAGAACGCGCGGGAATGGGCGAGTCATCACTCTCTGGGTGGTTTATTAGAGAAAATTAATGAGAAACAGCCGATAGAAAAAGTTAAAGATGAGAGAGAAGAGCCGGACAGTGTCGATAGTCGAGGTGATTCGGGAACAAAGATGGAAGATGTGAACGAAAGTATTACATGCCGAAGAAGTGCAAAAAGTCGGCAAGGCGAGGACACAGATATGGCTTCTCCTAGCAACTTTGAGCGGCCGTCTTCCCGACCATCTTCGCGGCCGCACTCGAGACGAAAGACTGGGGTGCAAAGCCGACTAACGGTCCCTCGAATAAGTCTATCCCAGTGTGAATCACCGGAAGTAGTCATAACACCTACAACAGATGTGATCTCCGTTGAACCCAGCTTAGAAACACCGAAAAGAACGGAGGGAAGGGAGACTAAACATAGCGCGGGAAACGATTCAAATACAGCCTCGACTCCGCGTCGACCTATCAGCGGGGACAGCACTCGGGAGAAGCCAATCACAGCAAAGGGTGAAATGCTACGATTATTACAGCTTTATGGAGTCCAGACTTCGGACATCTACAGGGGCGGATTTGATGCCTCTACGCTGCCTCCTAGCGGATTTTGGCCCGATCCATTGGCACATTTACGAGACCCGTTTGGCAGCGCCTGTGAAGATATGGACCACTTTCCGGACACATTTTCCGAACTCCAATACTCGAGAATGTCTTCCAATAATCGTCGGCGGTCATCAGTTTTAGATCTTCCAACATCATCACGGCGGATGAGTATTGTGGGGGGTAGGGAGGGGAGGAAAACATCGACCATGGGGGGTGGGATGGGGTGTGGGCGTGGCCGCGGGATGATAAATCCCACTTTAGGCAAGGGAATCCACCCCGATGTGGGAAGAAAGGTATCAGTCGCCGCGGACAGGAGGACATCAATGATAACAAGACCGTTGATGGAGAGGCCGACGCTATCAAGAAGGAATTACAGTACAGTCGTATCACCAAACCTTAACTTATCACGCAGTTGA
- the LOC5503880 gene encoding glutathionyl-hydroquinone reductase YqjG — MAECFNSWIKADGSTDFPPEANRYHLYIGYSCPFAARPFTVWKLKGLETVISINFTDPFKLPNETWKFSPEKDSCTADEVNGFSGLKEVYLKADPNFKGKISVPLLWDKKTGTAVNNDSVEIMRMLNSEFNAFCPTKEQRSIDLRPSDLQDKMEDINAWVGKINFGVYVAGLAPNQQRYDEKVEELFQYLDKAEDILSRQRYLLGDKMTETDIRLFTTLVRFDVVYHGLFKCNKKRIADCPSLQGFLCDIYQTGGIADTVNMNHIKIGYWGGFVNLNPSGILPIGPIVDFNAPHDRDTKAY; from the exons ATGGCTGAGTGTTTCAATAGCTGGATCAAGGCCGATGGAAGTACTGATTTCCCGCCCGAAGCCAACCGCTATCATCTCTACATCGGATATTCGTGTCCCTTCGCCGCTCGCCCTTTTACCGTGTGGAAATTGAAGGGTCTAGAGACAGTAATCTCCATAAACTTCACAGATCCCTTCAAACTACCCAACGAGACATGGAAATTTAGCCCTGAAAAGGATAGCTGCACTGCAGACGAAGTAAACGGTTTCTCGGGGCTTAAAGAAGTCTACCTGAAAGCCGATCCAAATTTCAAGGGTAAAATCTCTGTGCCCCTTCTCTGGGATAAAAAGACCGGTACGGCTGTGAATAACGATTCGGTAGAAATAATGCGGATGTTGAACTCAGAGTTTAATGCGTTCTGTCCCACTAAAGAACAGAGAAGCATTGACCTCCGCCCGTCTGACCTACAGGATAAGATGGAGGATATTAATGCCTGGGTCGG AAAAATCAATTTTGGAGTGTATGTTGCTGGCCTAGCACCAAATCAGCAGAGATATGATGAGAAAGTTGAGGAGCTATTCCAGTATCTTGACAAG gCTGAAGATATATTGTCCAGACAACGGTACTTGTTGGGGGATAAGATGACAGAGACTGACATTCGCCTCTTCACAACACTTGTCCGCTTTGATGTTGTTTACCATGGCCTTTTTAAG TGCAACAAGAAGAGAATTGCTGACTGTCCCAGTCTCCAAGGGTTCCTGTGTGACATCTACCAGACAGGAGGAATAGCTGATACAGTCAACATGAATCACATCAAGATTGGATACTGG gGTGGTTTTGTGAATCTTAACCCAAGCGGCATCCTCCCCATTGGTCCAATAGTGGACTTCAATGCCCCACATGACCGGGACACCAAGGCATACTAG
- the LOC5503878 gene encoding uncharacterized protein LOC5503878, with product MAENVLDVYAEYSSYDGTEKGRLSLEISSWRTKLVRDLKNVIQKQLKIPRCDQTLTYREQVLSDDSVLLSSLYLREKDVLQLQFLASGKLDEMNELISNLKEFAEAITDDSKRHDEILTLVESRCESTSEDEEDANPLFPMSKYDLVLRALENLAFMYFIPWKSNQSTAQRHYFVQEGGFGTFLIVFTFSHKRYQIDSNTSKPKRSWYRATNEPSNLERRLAHYNNEQQMLEMHCLSLLWNFSETSHDRLHAMRRGAVEKVVDALLLDPHMQAPEEDDFWVTVSLNETAVGCLVQYAEFTGTQEAIAKDRATVNKLITMVECRLHDTTTSYYSMYSSQIAANTLFCCASSVRSPIDLVRSGVHVRMIELTRKLLAKQNDMAIRYYCCIFLGRVLCCPLIKLDSNTIKDIDKLLDKFMSLHKPEDISAWEEKHNYVWITMVPFITLAFAGGHSIRLKYDTVPTHALPWLPGSPATQRLGLFCLRHMFASPENCSLVRKEKLLPYLVCLKRYLDGKEREALDHCLRLFSPHEPPALSAIAKATLALIRGFQPTLKM from the exons ATGGCGGAAAATGTGCTAGATGTTTATGCTGAATACTCAAGCTATGATGGCACTGAGAAAGGTCGCTTGAGCCTAGAGATATCTTCATGGAGGACCAAACTCGTAAGGGATTTGAAAAATGTCATTCAAAAACAGCTGAAAATCCCGAGATGCGATCAAACACTAACATACCGTGAGCAAGTTCTCTCGGACGATTCGGTGCTCCTTTCAAGTTTGTATCTGCGAGAGAAAGATGTGCTACAACTTCAATTCCTCGCAAGTGGGAAGCTGGACGAGATGAATGAGCTTATCTCCAATCTCAAAGAGTTCGCAGAGGCGATCACGGATGATTCGAAAAGACACGATGAAATTCTAACTCTAGTAGAATCCAGATGTGAATCTACAAGCGAAGACGAAGAGGATGCAAACCCTTTGTTTCCGATGTCCAAATATGATCTTGTCCTCAGAGCACTTGAAAACTTGGCTTTCATGTACTTCATTCCTTGGAAAAGCAACCAATCGACTGCACAAAGACATTACTTTGTACAGGAGGGAGGGTTTGGCACTTTTCTTATTGTGTTTACTTTCTCACACAAAAGATACCAGATTGATTCTAACACCAGTAAACCCAAAAGGTCCTGGTACCG GGCTACTAATGAACCATCTAACTTGGAGCGAAGACTAGCACATTATAACAATGAACAACAAATGCTAGAGATGCACTGCCTTAGCCTTCTCTGGAACTTTTCTGAGACTAGTCATGACAGGCTACATGCTATGCGCCGTGGTGCTGTGGAGAAAGTTGTTGACGCCTTGCTATTGGACCCACATATGCAAGCACCTGAAGAAGATGATTTTTGGGTGACAGTCAGTCTGAATGAGACGGCTGTTGGGTGTCTTGTCCA ATATGCAGAATTCACAGGGACTCAAGAAGCCATAGCCAAGGACAGAGCAACTGTCAACAAACTCATAACAATGGTCGAGTGCCGATTACATGACACAACAACATCATACTATTCTATGTACTCCAGTCAAATTGCTGCAAACACCCTGTTTTGCTGCGCTTCAAGTGTCAGGTCACCTATTGATCTTGTGAGAAGTGGGGTTCATGTGCGCATGATTGAGTTAACAAGGAAGCTGCTGGCCAAACAGAATGACATGGCAATAAG GTATTATTGTTGTATATTCCTGGGTAGAGTACTCTGCTGTCCTCTCATCAAGTTGGACTCAAACACCATCAAAGATATCGACAAATTGCTGGACAAATTCATGTCTTTACATAAACCCGAAGACATTTCTGCCTGGGAGGAAAAACACAACTATGTCTGGATTACAATGGTGCCTTTCATTACCCTGGCATTTGCAGGGGGGCATTCAATCAGGCTTAAATATGACACAGTACCAACTCATGCATTGCCATGGTTACCTGGTTCGCCTGCCACTCAGCGCCTGGGGTTATTCTGCTTACGTCATATGTTTGCCTCTCCTGAAAACTGTAGCCTGGTTAGGAAGGAAAAACTTCTCCCATATCTGGTCTGCCTGAAGCGGTATTTGGATGGCAAAGAGAGGGAAGCTTTGGATCACTGCTTAAGACTCTTTTCTCCTCATGAACCTCCTGCATTGAGTGCTATCGCCAAGGCAACATTAGCCCTTATAAGGGGCTTCCAGCCCACCTTAAAGATGTGA
- the LOC5503870 gene encoding UNC93-like protein MFSD11 isoform X2, producing MAGLCDVRFWNVIVMGFSFMFVFTAFQTTSIIEPSVLQAARNVTNGTFTGDGYVSLGIVYSVFTFSNWVAPSVVGFFGPRASMIAGGICYLLFILALIEPKTWTLYLGSVIIGFGASIIWTGQGNFLTINSDKETMPRNSGIFWALLQCSLLFGNLFVYFEFKGSTIDDATRRTVFIVFSVVCGIGIGMMFLMRRVQPSTKQLTTHHEDAHYRSESDSYQDNSDASPKNSGVIQAFLTSIRLFITRDMMLLSLCFAYTGLELTFFSGVYGTCVGNTQQLPNSKKLIGLTGMFIGVGEIIGGLTFGIFGKRTNRFGRDPIVLFGLFIHWVAFILIFLNIPSDAPTGGTMKVAYLHAPNQYVVLLCGFLLGLGDSSYNTQIYSLLGSTYFDIPHDLPFFSDISHF from the exons atggcggggTTGTGCGATGTCCGCTTTTGGAACGTGATTGTTATGGGTTTTTcgtttatgtttgttttcacaGCCTTCCAGACTACGTCTATTATAGAG CCATCAGTCCTACAAGCAGCGAGAAATGTTACAAATGGAACTTTCACAG GTGACGGATATGTCAG TTTGGGCATTGTCTATTCTGTCTTCACATTTTCCAACTGGGTAGCACCATCTGTCGTTGGATTTTTTGGTCCCAGGGCTTCTATGATAGCTGGTGGAATCTGCTACTT GCTGTTTATTCTAGCTCTTATTGAACCCAAAACATGGACATTATACCTTGGTTCTGTTATCATTGGATTTGGAGCAAGTA TTATTTGGACAGGCCAAGGAAACTTCTTGACAATCAACTCAGACAAGGAGACAATGCCCAGGAACAGTGGTATATTCTGGGCTTTGCTACAGTGCAG CCTTTTGTTTGGAAATCTGTTTGTTTACTTCGAGTTCAAGGGTTCTACTATAG ATGATGCAACCAGAAGGACGGTCTTCATTGTCTTTAGTGTTGTCTGTGGTATTGGCATAGGAATGATGTTTCTCATGCGAAGAGTTCAACCCAGCACTAAACAG TTGACAACTCATCATGAGGATGCACATTATAGATCCGAGAG CGATTCTTATCAAGATAACTCAGATGCATCTCCAAAGAATTCAGGAGTCATCCAGGCATTTT TGACATCAATTCGCCTCTTCATTACAAGAGACATGATGTTGCTGAGTTTGTGTTTTGCCTACACAG GGCTAGAGTTGACATTCTTCAGTGGTGTCTATGGAACATGTGTTG GGAACACTCAACAACTACCAAATTCAAAGAAGCTTATCGGCTTAACTGGAATGTTCATTGGGGTTGGGGAGATAATAG GTGGACTTACATTTGGAATTTTTGGCAAGAGGACAAACCGGTTTGGCCGGGATCCCATCGTCCTGTTTGGACTGTTTATCCACTGGGTTGCGTTCATCCTCATTTTTCTCAACATTCCTTCTGATGCTCCCACCGGTGGAACAATGAAGGTTGCATATCTACATGCTCCAAA TCAGTATGTGGTTCTACTTTGTGGTTTTCTTCTTGGTTTAGGAGATAGTAGCTATAACACTCAA ATATACTCCCTTCTTGGGTCTACTTACTTTGATATTCCACACGATCTGCCATTTTTCTCAGATATATCCCATTTTTGA
- the LOC5503870 gene encoding UNC93-like protein MFSD11 isoform X1 — protein sequence MAGLCDVRFWNVIVMGFSFMFVFTAFQTTSIIEPSVLQAARNVTNGTFTGDGYVSLGIVYSVFTFSNWVAPSVVGFFGPRASMIAGGICYLLFILALIEPKTWTLYLGSVIIGFGASIIWTGQGNFLTINSDKETMPRNSGIFWALLQCSLLFGNLFVYFEFKGSTIDDATRRTVFIVFSVVCGIGIGMMFLMRRVQPSTKQLTTHHEDAHYRSESDSYQDNSDASPKNSGVIQAFLTSIRLFITRDMMLLSLCFAYTGLELTFFSGVYGTCVGNTQQLPNSKKLIGLTGMFIGVGEIIGGLTFGIFGKRTNRFGRDPIVLFGLFIHWVAFILIFLNIPSDAPTGGTMKVAYLHAPNQYVVLLCGFLLGLGDSSYNTQIYSLLGFAYPDDSAPAFALFKFVQSGAAAIAFFYSLKLLLEWQLLILVIWSLLGTKGFFLVEWKYRRTESYSRIQ from the exons atggcggggTTGTGCGATGTCCGCTTTTGGAACGTGATTGTTATGGGTTTTTcgtttatgtttgttttcacaGCCTTCCAGACTACGTCTATTATAGAG CCATCAGTCCTACAAGCAGCGAGAAATGTTACAAATGGAACTTTCACAG GTGACGGATATGTCAG TTTGGGCATTGTCTATTCTGTCTTCACATTTTCCAACTGGGTAGCACCATCTGTCGTTGGATTTTTTGGTCCCAGGGCTTCTATGATAGCTGGTGGAATCTGCTACTT GCTGTTTATTCTAGCTCTTATTGAACCCAAAACATGGACATTATACCTTGGTTCTGTTATCATTGGATTTGGAGCAAGTA TTATTTGGACAGGCCAAGGAAACTTCTTGACAATCAACTCAGACAAGGAGACAATGCCCAGGAACAGTGGTATATTCTGGGCTTTGCTACAGTGCAG CCTTTTGTTTGGAAATCTGTTTGTTTACTTCGAGTTCAAGGGTTCTACTATAG ATGATGCAACCAGAAGGACGGTCTTCATTGTCTTTAGTGTTGTCTGTGGTATTGGCATAGGAATGATGTTTCTCATGCGAAGAGTTCAACCCAGCACTAAACAG TTGACAACTCATCATGAGGATGCACATTATAGATCCGAGAG CGATTCTTATCAAGATAACTCAGATGCATCTCCAAAGAATTCAGGAGTCATCCAGGCATTTT TGACATCAATTCGCCTCTTCATTACAAGAGACATGATGTTGCTGAGTTTGTGTTTTGCCTACACAG GGCTAGAGTTGACATTCTTCAGTGGTGTCTATGGAACATGTGTTG GGAACACTCAACAACTACCAAATTCAAAGAAGCTTATCGGCTTAACTGGAATGTTCATTGGGGTTGGGGAGATAATAG GTGGACTTACATTTGGAATTTTTGGCAAGAGGACAAACCGGTTTGGCCGGGATCCCATCGTCCTGTTTGGACTGTTTATCCACTGGGTTGCGTTCATCCTCATTTTTCTCAACATTCCTTCTGATGCTCCCACCGGTGGAACAATGAAGGTTGCATATCTACATGCTCCAAA TCAGTATGTGGTTCTACTTTGTGGTTTTCTTCTTGGTTTAGGAGATAGTAGCTATAACACTCAA ATATACTCCCTTCTTGGGTTTGCTTACCCTGATGATAGCGCTCCAGCCTTTGCTCTGTTTAAATTTGTTCAG TCTGGTGCAGCAGCGATAGCTTTTTTCTACAGCCTCAAGCTCCTGCTAGAGTGGCAGCTACTTATTCTA gTAATATGGTCCCTTCTGGGTACAAAAGGTTTCTTCCTGGTT